In the Populus trichocarpa isolate Nisqually-1 chromosome 1, P.trichocarpa_v4.1, whole genome shotgun sequence genome, one interval contains:
- the LOC7487036 gene encoding uncharacterized protein LOC7487036 isoform X1 — translation MVKAYGQEHVYKHPWERVTSASWRKFSDPENKRTLSHIVEVDTLNHKLDPESGKLYTTRAITVHAPGPWFVRKIIGQDICHCVESTVVDARTKSMQLTTCNISLQKFLEVEEKIRYDPHPDNPNEWTVCRQETSIRIKPLSALASMAEKVEQKCAEKFMQNSAKGREVMERMCKYLEAESRGIAM, via the coding sequence ATGGTGAAAGCATACGGACAGGAGCATGTTTACAAGCACCCATGGGAGAGGGTAACATCTGCATCTTGGCGCAAGTTTTCAGACCCCGAGAACAAGCGAACTCTATCCCATATCGTTGAGGTTGATACTTTAAACCATAAGCTGGATCCTGAATCTGGGAAGCTTTACACGACTCGTGCCATTACTGTCCATGCTCCTGGACCTTGGTTTGTCCGCAAAATCATTGGTCAGGATATCTGCCACTGTGTTGAATCAACAGTTGTTGATGCCCGAACTAAGTCAATGCAACTTACCACTTGCAACATCAGTCTCCAGAAGTTCCTAGAAGTGGAGGAGAAGATCCGCTACGATCCTCACCCAGATAATCCAAATGAGTGGACAGTGTGTCGACAGGAGACTAGCATACGGATTAAGCCACTGTCGGCACTGGCATCAATGGCAGAGAAGGTTGAGCAAAAATGTGCTGAGAAGTTCATGCAGAATAGTGCCAAGGGTCGAGAGGTTATGGAGAGAATGTGCAAGTATCTGGAAGCTGAATCTAGAGGCATTGCCATGTAA